TTCTCGTGCTAATTGGTCTGCACCGACTTCTTCTGTAGTCAGGTAAATATCGAGATCCATTTCTGGTTCTAATAATGCGCGAATCTCTGCTAAATCTGTTTCTGGATTCCCCTGACCAGCAACTGGATTAAAAATAAGGCAAGCGGAACGATTCATATATATGGAATATCAGTTGCGATGGCGCTTCACTTAGTGTAGTTGTTCGCTTAAGTAACAATTTATTCATAGCATTTTTTGCACATCATTTCTTCTGTCTGGTGGTAGGTTTGGACAGTTGACAGTTAACAGTTGACAGTTGTTATTCTCCCCCTACTCCCTCATCTCCCCCCACTCCCTCATCTCCCCCCACTCCCTCATCTCCCCCACCCCAAATCATGAAAACACCTCTCTACCCCTCTTTTCTCCTCGCTTGCAGCATTTTGGTTTTCCCAACTGCGACAATGGCAAAACCGACATTGGTAGCGCAAAAGCTGAATTGTAATCTGCCACAAACTCAACTGGAAATTAATCGCTGTTCTCAATTGGCTTATGAAAATGCTGATAAAAAGTTGAATCAAGCTTATAAACAATTATTGCCAAAGTTAAAACGTCCTAGACAGCAAAAGTTAATTGCTGCACAGCAAGCATGGATTAAATTTCGTGATACTAGCTGTGAGTTTGAGCGAAGCGGTTATGAAGGGGGAAGCATTGCGCCTA
Above is a genomic segment from Nostoc sp. MS1 containing:
- a CDS encoding lysozyme inhibitor LprI family protein; its protein translation is MAKPTLVAQKLNCNLPQTQLEINRCSQLAYENADKKLNQAYKQLLPKLKRPRQQKLIAAQQAWIKFRDTSCEFERSGYEGGSIAPSVYLNCLEKLTKQRTQQLQEYLQPDR